The Ralstonia sp. RRA DNA segment CGGTGGTGTTTACGCCTAAGCAGATGCCGTGGTGCGCCTGAATCACTTATGGGGATTGCGGCGCAGGATGCATTTTCCGGCCCTCCGAAGTGCGCCCTGCATCCCGAAAGTGGTCACGTCTTGGCATGTCTGTCAGTTCGTAATGTGACGCCATTTCCACCTGAAAAACAGCGCTCAAGTCATCGCCCGGGATGGACGATAAAAGCCGGGCAATTCGACGTTTTGACGTGCGCGACCCGCCGATAGAGTGCAGGTCCGATCCATGGATTCCTGACCGCCATGTGGACTCTCTCCCATATGACACCATTGCCCAGGCTGATTGCCGGCGCCGCATTGCTGGCGCTGGTTGGCTGCGCACAGTTGCAGACGCAGACGAAGGCCACGCCCAACGCCCGCACCGCACCGGCAGGCGAGGTCATGAGCTTCACCATTCCGCCTGATGCACTGGGTGCGCATGACCCGCAACTGACCGCCGTGCTGACCAAGGCCGGCGCGCTGGCTGCCGCGCAGAAGCGCCCGGCGACGATCCAAGTCGCGGCGCTGACGCAGGATTTCCGCTACCTGAACCAGGCGCTGTGGAATGGTGTGCCTGCGCAGCGTGCCAGTTACGTCCACCTGGAAAACCTGACCGTCAACGCCAGCCAGCCGTATAGCGTGACGATCCGCACGCAGGATTAAGAGGAATGTCATGCGTATGACCCATCTACTCTTCCCGCTGACCGTCGGCCTGCTGGCCGTGCCGGCGTCTGCATTTGCCGCACCGCCCGATTCTCTGATGCCGGCAACGGCTGCGGCCGCGGCGGCTGACAAGGTCTATCCGCCCCTGCCCTCGCTGGCGATGCTGCCGCCAGGCGGTGGTGGTAGCGAAATCGAGCCTGCGCCCGCTGCGCGCACACGTGGCAGCAAGCGCAAGGCCACCTTCGTCCAGGTGCGCAAGGCGGCCGACCCGGTGCCGCGCATGGTGGTGTCGGAGGCGTCGCACACATATCTGGCCGGCATCGAGCACCAGCTCGAAGCGGCTCTGCAGAAGTAACCAACCAACGACCGTCCGCCGGAGCCGCCATGCATGCCACCCACACCCTTCGCTTGATCTGGGCACAACTTGGCGCGGCGCTGCTGCTGGCGCTGTGCAGCCTTGCCGCACACGCTGCGAGCGATTGCTTCGAGCAGGCTGGCGCCTACCAGGGCGTCAACCCGACGGTGCTACGCGCGATCGTGTGGTTTGAATCGAAGGGCGATGCGAATGCCGTGCACCGCAACGCCGACGGCTCGGTCGACATTGGCCAGGCGCAGATCAACTCGATTCATTTCAGTACGTTGGCGCGCTACGGGGTGCCGCGCCACGCGCTGACCGATGCCTGCGTCAACGTGTTTGTGGCGGCCTGGCTGCTCAAGCAAAAGATGGTTCGCCACGGAAACACGTGGCGCGCGATCGGGGCGTATCACTCCGAAACACCGGCGCAACGCGATTCCTACGCGCGCAGCATCCAGCGTGTGCTGGTGTCGTGGGGGGAGTTGCAGCCCCGCTGATCGGCTAG contains these protein-coding regions:
- a CDS encoding lytic transglycosylase domain-containing protein — its product is MHATHTLRLIWAQLGAALLLALCSLAAHAASDCFEQAGAYQGVNPTVLRAIVWFESKGDANAVHRNADGSVDIGQAQINSIHFSTLARYGVPRHALTDACVNVFVAAWLLKQKMVRHGNTWRAIGAYHSETPAQRDSYARSIQRVLVSWGELQPR